The nucleotide window TTTTACCGTGATCAATAATGGCAACCCGATCGCTGAGTGCTTCTGCCTCGGTCATGGCATGGGTGGTTAATATGATGGTCATCCCGCTCTGGTTGATTTCCCGGGTTATATCCCTTATGGAAAAAGTGGTCTGTGGATCCAGGCCCAGTGTAGGTTCATCCATAAACAGTATCTCTGGTTCAGACAGAAGCGCCCGTATTACATTGATCCTCTGCTTCATACCGGTTGAAAATTTACTGATCTGGGTGTTCTTCCATTCCTGCATGTCCACCATTTCCAGTAATTCATCGATCCGTTCTTCCAACTTTTGTTTAGGCATGGAATAAAGTTTCCCGAAGAATCTTAGGTTTTCTGCTGCGGTTAGGCGGTCGTACATGATCATCTTTTCAGCCACCAGGCCAATATTCTGGCGAACCTGGTCTGATTCTTTAATTAAATCATATCCTGCAACCCTGGCCGATCCGGATGTCGGCTGGGCGAGGGTGCACAGCATTCGAATAGTGGTACTTTTACCTGCACCGTTGGGGCCTAAGAATCCAAATATTTCCCCTTCCTCCACTGTCAGTGACAGGTCATCCACTGCTGTGAAATCACCGAACTTTTTAGTAAGGTTATTAAGTTCTATAGCATTTTTTGTCATTTTTCCCTCTATTTCAATTAATAATTTGGACAATTATAGCCCAAGCTAACCAGTAACTAATTTAAATCATTCTAAGATTCGGAAGTCTTTAAATCCGAATTATTCATCAGGGAGTGATTCTTCCATTTTTTTTAGTCTTTCACCTAGTTCCCCTATTATTTCCTTGTGTGGTGTGAGTTTCTCTTTTCTTATGTCTTCCATAAAGGCCACGTAACTGCTAATCTCTCTTAAGACATTTTCCACAACAAAATTTCCCCGGTCCATTCGCTGCCCTTCTGGTCCGCGTAGACCACCAAAGAGATCAAAGATTATTTCCCTGCCTTCTTCGGTTAAATCATATTTTCCGTCTTCTATTTTTTCTATTAAACCTTCATCAACCATCTTCTTAAGCATAGGGTATACTGAACCCGGTGAAGGGCGACAGGGGACACGTCTCATTGTTCTTTGAAAGTGTTGACCGTAATGATCACCTCCAAACTGCTGTCTTCGCTTTTGGTACATGTCATTTACAATATCGTAGTGTTCCTGAATTGCATCCATTACTTCAACACCGTTTTTTGGGCCATGATCAAGGACATGGAGTATCCACACTCTCAAACCTCCCAGTTTATTCAGTTTGTCTATTTTTTCGTGGATATTTCTCCAGTTATCCCATTTATCTCTCCACTCATCCCACATTTTAGAATTCTCTCCTATCTTATAATCGATACAGTATCGTTAATTTGATATTGAATAATTGTTATAACATCTTTAAACTGTTATATTAGAATTTTTTCATCAAACAATATCAAATTATCGATATCGACTAATCGATATTAAGAATTTTCTTATATATATAGTTTGTGGTCAAGGGAGAGTAGTTACTATAATGAGGACTCAGAATAAAATTAAAAAAGATAAACAAAGCAATGCTGGAACGCTTATAATCCATTACTTAAAGTTTCAAGGACACTTGGAAGAGA belongs to uncultured Methanobacterium sp. and includes:
- a CDS encoding ATP-binding cassette domain-containing protein, which translates into the protein MTKNAIELNNLTKKFGDFTAVDDLSLTVEEGEIFGFLGPNGAGKSTTIRMLCTLAQPTSGSARVAGYDLIKESDQVRQNIGLVAEKMIMYDRLTAAENLRFFGKLYSMPKQKLEERIDELLEMVDMQEWKNTQISKFSTGMKQRINVIRALLSEPEILFMDEPTLGLDPQTTFSIRDITREINQSGMTIILTTHAMTEAEALSDRVAIIDHGKIAALDTPQNLKNMISHGDITVFGIKIDNLTRELIEKIRSLEMVTAVAQQDDYNLKVSAQGDDALNQIIDTIRNEGGDIASLTNSNESTLEDVFLAVTGKQMRDQATEKPVNTHHGHGPAPKARGR